In Symbiobacterium terraclitae, a single window of DNA contains:
- a CDS encoding polyprenyl synthetase family protein encodes MSSQPLAENLKPLDVFSAIADDLRQVESAIEAALSTRETMLADVSTHLLRAGGKRIRPALVILASRFPGVELSRVIDVAVAVELIHMATLVHDDVVDNATLRRGRPTVNAVWNNQVSVLTGDYLFAKSFTLLADTGNNRVVRLMSEVVREMSQGELAQIASYFDVNQTEEDYFKRIAQKTGYLIAEACRLGAIMAGASEEQVRSVYEYGMGVGLSFQIADDLLDYFGDEGTVGKPVCGDLKIGILTLPVIHALRHSPERDKLREIIATRAIGDAEVERVKQILEAAGSFEYARRKAREHIEAAVRALDGVPTLTTRPALKTLADFVVNRKF; translated from the coding sequence GTGAGTTCGCAACCGCTCGCCGAAAATCTCAAGCCGCTGGACGTCTTCTCAGCCATCGCCGACGATCTGCGCCAGGTGGAGTCCGCCATCGAAGCGGCTCTGTCGACGCGCGAGACGATGCTCGCCGATGTGTCGACCCACCTCCTCAGGGCAGGGGGCAAGCGCATCCGGCCGGCGCTGGTGATCCTGGCCAGCCGGTTCCCCGGCGTCGAACTAAGCCGGGTCATCGACGTGGCGGTTGCGGTGGAGCTCATCCACATGGCCACGCTGGTGCACGACGACGTGGTGGACAACGCCACCCTGCGCCGGGGACGGCCGACGGTGAACGCCGTCTGGAACAACCAGGTGTCTGTGCTGACCGGCGACTACCTCTTTGCCAAGTCGTTCACGCTGCTGGCCGACACGGGCAACAACCGGGTCGTCCGCCTCATGTCCGAAGTGGTGCGCGAGATGAGCCAGGGCGAACTGGCGCAGATCGCGTCGTACTTCGATGTGAACCAGACCGAGGAGGATTACTTCAAGCGCATCGCCCAGAAGACGGGCTACCTGATCGCCGAGGCCTGCCGCCTGGGTGCCATCATGGCCGGCGCCAGCGAGGAGCAGGTGCGCTCGGTCTACGAATACGGCATGGGCGTTGGGCTGAGCTTCCAGATCGCCGACGACCTCCTGGACTACTTCGGCGACGAGGGCACGGTGGGCAAGCCGGTCTGCGGTGACCTGAAGATCGGCATCCTGACGCTGCCGGTGATCCACGCCCTGCGCCACTCGCCCGAACGGGACAAGCTGCGGGAGATCATCGCCACGCGGGCGATCGGGGATGCGGAGGTCGAGCGGGTGAAGCAGATCCTGGAGGCCGCGGGCTCCTTCGAGTATGCCCGCCGGAAGGCGCGGGAGCACATCGAAGCGGCCGTGCGCGCTCTGGACGGGGTGCCCACCCTCACCACCCGGCCCGCGCTCAAGACCCTCGCCGACTTCGTCGTCAACCGGAAGTTCTGA
- the whiA gene encoding DNA-binding protein WhiA: MADEQSFSAAVKAELSPPVPDQPCCRRMELGGLVRAIGRVELHGGGRVALSLSTDSAPVSRKVIRLLRAVSHVEYKVMVMRRRKLRKNLVYRIYIPPQPGVGELLQIAGFIDERGNLTEWAEPLELANDHCRRAYLRGTFLGSGWIASPEKQHHLELSTTATEAADALGQMLFSYGIAARLAARRDALILYVKEADQIIRFLGVIGAHQALLRYEEVRVLKEMKNRVNRQVNAEMANVAKQADAAARQVEAIERLRAAGALSSLPAPLRELAALRLAYPDASLKELGELCRPPVSKSGAAHRMRQLMALSDSLM, encoded by the coding sequence GTGGCAGACGAGCAGTCCTTCTCCGCGGCCGTCAAGGCGGAGCTCTCCCCTCCGGTCCCCGACCAGCCCTGCTGCCGGCGGATGGAGCTGGGCGGGCTGGTGCGGGCTATCGGGCGGGTGGAGCTGCACGGCGGCGGCAGGGTGGCACTCAGCCTCTCCACCGACTCGGCGCCCGTCTCGCGCAAGGTCATCCGGCTGCTGCGCGCCGTCTCACACGTCGAGTACAAGGTCATGGTGATGCGCCGCCGGAAGCTGCGCAAGAACCTGGTCTACCGCATCTACATCCCGCCGCAGCCCGGTGTCGGGGAGCTCCTGCAGATCGCGGGCTTCATCGACGAGCGGGGCAACCTGACGGAGTGGGCCGAGCCGCTCGAGTTGGCCAACGACCACTGCCGCAGGGCCTACCTGCGGGGCACGTTCCTGGGCAGCGGCTGGATTGCTTCGCCGGAGAAGCAGCACCACCTGGAGCTCAGCACGACGGCGACGGAAGCTGCCGACGCCCTGGGGCAGATGCTGTTCAGCTACGGCATCGCGGCGCGCCTGGCGGCCCGCCGGGATGCGCTCATCCTGTATGTGAAAGAGGCCGACCAGATCATCCGCTTCCTCGGGGTGATCGGCGCGCACCAGGCCCTCCTGCGCTACGAGGAGGTCCGGGTGCTGAAGGAGATGAAGAACCGGGTCAACCGGCAGGTGAACGCCGAAATGGCCAACGTCGCGAAGCAGGCCGACGCGGCGGCCAGGCAGGTCGAGGCCATCGAGCGGCTGCGTGCGGCGGGCGCCCTGTCCAGCCTGCCCGCGCCCCTGCGGGAGCTGGCAGCCTTGCGGCTCGCCTATCCCGACGCGAGCCTGAAGGAGCTGGGCGAACTCTGCCGGCCGCCGGTCAGCAAGTCGGGCGCAGCCCACCGGATGCGCCAGCTCATGGCGCTTTCTGACTCTCTGATGTAA
- a CDS encoding class II aldolase/adducin family protein — MAVYQAPGCWPGEAEGRILWVGSQEKPERRSSADRPAEIARLRDALRRGLADIEAWIERQPTLGGRVLLQSCRDALQDPAFTQRVTMLIDQHGLSAPAALDEAAGLVAGIMARSEELAERARLLPMAARWLARRLSGAAYPPGVILAAQEFSPLELLDRTCPAVMAAGEPAVVGDAPLLWGVAAASPDWDGRRARISGTRLIIGEEAEAAMRYEAERRAVVEVARRMKADGLVRLTAGNVSCRIAGAGLFAITPSGMDYDRLEPADICILDLDGNVVEGHRRPSTEAPLHRMTYRMRPDVGGIVHTHSIYASAFACTGQELPVISTELAALVGGTVRCAPYAESGTEAFADVAVATLGEEDVAVLFQNHGVMAVGPTLERAYAVAVGVEEAAQILHIARQLGEPIILPEEERRRLFRARRTRYGQSGEA, encoded by the coding sequence ATGGCGGTTTATCAAGCTCCGGGGTGCTGGCCGGGCGAGGCCGAGGGGCGCATCCTGTGGGTCGGGTCACAGGAGAAGCCGGAGCGGAGAAGCAGCGCGGACCGGCCGGCCGAGATCGCCAGGCTGCGGGATGCCCTGCGCCGCGGGCTCGCCGACATCGAGGCGTGGATCGAGCGGCAGCCCACCCTGGGCGGGCGCGTGCTGCTGCAGTCCTGCCGCGACGCGCTGCAGGACCCCGCCTTCACGCAGCGGGTCACCATGCTGATCGACCAGCACGGCCTTTCTGCGCCCGCCGCACTGGACGAGGCGGCGGGGCTCGTCGCCGGGATCATGGCCCGCAGCGAGGAGCTGGCCGAACGGGCCCGGCTCCTGCCGATGGCGGCCCGCTGGCTGGCGCGCCGCCTGTCGGGCGCGGCGTATCCCCCGGGCGTGATCCTGGCGGCGCAGGAGTTCTCACCCCTGGAGCTGCTGGACCGCACGTGTCCCGCCGTGATGGCGGCCGGCGAGCCGGCGGTGGTGGGCGACGCCCCGCTGCTCTGGGGCGTTGCGGCGGCCTCCCCCGATTGGGACGGGCGCCGCGCCCGGATCAGCGGGACCCGGCTGATCATCGGAGAGGAGGCGGAGGCGGCCATGCGCTACGAGGCGGAGCGCCGGGCGGTGGTTGAGGTGGCCCGCCGCATGAAGGCGGACGGGCTGGTGCGGCTGACCGCCGGCAACGTCTCGTGCCGCATCGCGGGCGCCGGGCTCTTCGCCATCACGCCCAGCGGCATGGACTACGACCGGCTCGAGCCGGCAGACATCTGCATCCTGGACCTGGACGGCAACGTCGTCGAGGGCCACCGCCGCCCCTCCACGGAGGCGCCGCTGCACCGGATGACCTACCGGATGCGCCCCGATGTCGGCGGCATCGTGCACACGCACTCGATCTACGCCTCCGCCTTCGCCTGCACCGGCCAGGAGCTGCCCGTGATCTCCACCGAGCTGGCTGCCCTGGTGGGCGGCACGGTCCGCTGCGCGCCGTACGCCGAGAGCGGCACCGAGGCCTTCGCGGACGTCGCCGTGGCCACGCTGGGCGAGGAGGACGTCGCGGTGCTCTTCCAGAACCACGGCGTCATGGCGGTGGGGCCCACGCTGGAGCGGGCGTACGCGGTGGCCGTCGGGGTCGAGGAGGCGGCGCAGATCCTCCACATCGCCCGCCAGCTGGGCGAGCCCATCATCCTGCCCGAGGAGGAGCGACGCCGGCTGTTCCGCGCGCGGCGGACCCGCTACGGGCAGTCCGGGGAGGCCTGA